In a genomic window of Trichoderma atroviride chromosome 4, complete sequence:
- a CDS encoding uncharacterized protein (EggNog:ENOG41~TransMembrane:12 (i39-56o92-110i122-145o151-171i183-203o215-234i282-306o318-338i345-365o377-397i409-429o441-463i)) — protein sequence MDSDISNQRPLDKDDAVAMVGEVQHAIDPVVEARAVRKIDWFLIPAMICGYGLVYYDKAILGSAALFGMTADLHLSVVDNSTVPPTVDTRRLSWATSIFYFGMLGGLYPMTFALQRFDMGRVLGAVVILWSAICMLTAAVTSWQGLFVQRFFLGFVESIIPTGFMCIISGYYTQSEQSLRQSWWFSSTGLFTIIGGALNYGFAQITGGGLKRWQYIYLLAGSLTFLFGLFCFALPNSPVSAWFLTNEERFAAVERLRHGQTGVRCTKFKSSQLKEAVLDVKVWLIAIMMASAYTVNGAVSGFGPLIVSTFGWDTVESIVFQFPLGALCFIVILATGYLGSKFSNIRIFMLIFTCLPVIAGCAMIWKSTWSHHAALPVVGYSITGFFGGTVSLIITIGMSNVAGYTKKSFMAATIFVAYCVGNIVGPQLIWSQTKSRHYPALWLGLIICYIICIVASTTLYLVLRAENKKKMALPEDETERAKLAFQDLTDKENPYFRYVY from the exons ATGGACAGCGACATATCAAACCAGAGACCGCTTGACAAGGACGATGCGGTGGCAATGGTCGGCGAGGTGCAACATGCTATTGATCCCGTTGTGGAAGCAAGAGCCGTGAGGAAAATTGACTGGTTTTTAATTCCGGCCATGATTTGCGGAT ATGGCCTCGTCTACTACGACAAGGCGATTCTCGGCTCAGCGGCCCTCTTTGGCATGACGGCAGATCTTCACCTCAGCGTCGTGGACAACTCAACTGTGCCTCCCACAGTCGACACCAGACGTCTCAGCTGGGCTACCTCAATCTTCTACTTTGGCATGCTGGGAGGCTTGTACCCCATGACGTTTGCCCTACAGCGTTTCGACATGGGAAGAGtcctcggcgccgtcgtcatcctctGGTCCGCCATCTGTATGCTCACTGCGGCCGTGACTTCCTGGCAGGGTCTGTTTGTTCAGCGATTCTTTCTGGGGTTCGTGGAAAGCATCATCCCCACTGGGTTCATGTGCATCATCTCAGGCTATTACACGCAGTCTGAGCAGTCGCTGCGGCAGAGCTGGTGGTTTAGCAGCACAGGTCTGTTTACCATCATTGGCGGAGCGCTCAACTACGGATTTGCCCAAATCACAGGAGGAGGGTTGAAGAGATGGCAGTATATATACCTGCTGGCTGGGTCCTTGACGTttctctttggcctcttctgcttcgcGCTGCCAAACTCTCCGGTATCAGCCTGGTTCCTGACCAACGAAGAGCGATTTGCAGCCGTGGAGAGACTTCGGCACGGCCAGACGGGAGTGCGGTGCACAAAGTTCAAGTCGTCCCAGCTGAAGGAAGCGGTTCTAGACGTCAAGGTTTGGCTAATCGCCATCATGATGGCCTCTGCATATACAGTCAACGGCGCCGTGAGTGGCTTCGGGCCGCTTATTGTATCGACTTTCGGCTGGGATACGGTCGAGTCCATCGTCTTCCAGTTCCCTCTCGGTGCGCTATGCTTCATTGTCATCCTGGCGACAGGCTATCTTGGCTCCAAGTTCAGCAACATCCGCATCTTCATGCTAATCTTTACCTGCTTGCCTGTTATTGCTGGCTGCGCCATGATCTGGAAAAGCACCTGGAGCCACCATGCTGCCTTGCCCGTGGTAGGATACTCCATCACAGGATTCTTTGGCGGAACGGTcagcctcatcatcaccattgGAATGTCGAATGTCGCGGGATACAccaagaagagcttcatgGCCGCCACCATCTTCGTGGCCTACTGCGTTGGCAACATCGTCGGGCCACAGCTGATCTGGTCGCAGACCAAGAGCAGACACTATCCCGCTCTCTGGCTTGGTTTGATTATATG TTACATCATTTGCATTGTTGCATCTACGACGCTGTACCTTGTGCTACGAgccgagaacaagaagaaaatggctcTGCCAGAAGACGAGACCGAGCGAGCAAAGCTTGCATTTCAAGACCTAACTGACAAAGAGAATCCATACTTTCGCTACGTTTACTAG
- a CDS encoding uncharacterized protein (EggNog:ENOG41), whose amino-acid sequence MLEKTKLYTKIAGYALVMLWTELRLALRGVIVRRQAALFGSLGSEERTRNIVIVGANFAGYRVAQIIAKNLSPRSPYRVVVVEPNSHFHFTWVLPRFCVVKGHEHKAFIPYGGYLDGVIEGSYRWIQDKVIDIDRTTVRLQGSEESIPYEFLVIATGAGVQDGLPSRVNCTEKTEGIKRLQGMQNRLESANTVVVVGGGAAGVEVATDAKDLYPEKHIILIHSRDAVMHRFGKGLQKSAREGLERLGVELILEERVVNEDAATGVVTLRSGRQITCDFFMNCTGQRPLSDVVATLSPNSISSTGHIKVKPNLQIADDSLPNIYICGDVADTDTPNPNARSAMRQGTIVADNILRAAAGKTPSYVYENQWADGVIKLTLGLDRSVTHLGDGNSELLFASKETDEALMSAMAWSRMGAKPFEDAYMDAHAPEAERDINKS is encoded by the exons atgttggaaaagacaaaattATACACCAAGATTGCCGGCTATGCTCTCGTTATGCTTTGGACAGAGCTACGGCTCGCTCTCCGAGGTGTCATAGTACGACGTCAAGCCGCTCTGTTTGGGTCTCTTGGATCAGAAGAGAGAACTCGCAACATCGTCATTGTCGGCGCCAACTTTGCGGGCTACCGTGTCGCTCAGATCATTGCAAAGAATCTCTCTCCCCGTAGCCCTTATCGCGTCGTGGTTGTTGAACCGAACAGCCATTTCCACTTTACCTGGGTGCTTCCCAGATTCTGCGTCGTCAAAGGGCACGAGCATAAGGCGTTTATTCCCTACGGAGGGTACTTGGACGGAGTCATCGAAGGGTCGTATCGCTGGATCCAAGACAAGGTTATTGATATCGACCGAACCACTGTGAGGCTACAGGGCAGCGAGGAGTCAATACCATACGAGTTTCTTGTCATTGCTACAGGAGCGGGTGTACAAGATGGCCTTCCATCGCGAGTCAATTGTACAGAAAAAACGGAAGGGATAAAGCGCCTACAAGGCATGCAAAACAGACTCGAATCGGCGAACACGGTTGTTGTCGTTGGAGGAGGTGCTGCCGGGGTCGAAGTCGCCACAGATGCCAAGGACTTATACCCAGAGAAGCACATCATCTTGATCCATTCTAGAGATGCGGTTATGCACCGCTTCGGCAAAGGCCTTCAGAAATCTGCACGGGAAGGGCTTGAAAGACTCGGCGTCGAGCTCATCCTTGAAGAGCGCGTGGTAAATGAAGACGCCGCAACTGGAGTAGTGACTCTCAGATCCGGCCGACAGATTACCTGTGATTTCTTT ATGAATTGTACCGGCCAAAGACCACTGTCCGACGTGGTTGCCACCCTCTCTCCCAACTCGATTTCATCCACGGGCCACATCAAAGTCAAGCCAAACCTCCAGATAGCCGACGATTCTTTACCAAACATTTACATCTGTGGCGACGTTGCCGACACGGATACCCCGAACCCAAACGCGCGATCGGCGATGCGACAAGGCACAATTGTGGCAGATAATATTCTCCGTGCGGCTGCGGGCAAAACCCCCAGTTACGTCTATGAGAATCAATGGGCAGATGGCGTAATCAAGCTGACTCTGGGACTG GATCGATCAGTTACAcatcttggagatggaaactCCGAATTGCTATTTGCATCAAAGGAAACGGACGAGGCTCTGATGTCAGCCATGGCTTGGTCGCGCATGGGAGCGAAGCCATTCGAAGATGCGTACATGGATGCTCATGCACCTGAAGCCGAAAGAGATATCAACAAATCTTGA
- a CDS encoding uncharacterized protein (EggNog:ENOG41~TransMembrane:7 (o44-64i71-93o105-122i142-166o178-198i219-237o257-276i)): MSTTILGPPGSPGGLITFGPNANCTLALCPIEYSVYKYRPSVPANATFVALFGISIFVHVILGIRWRQWNFMALMTLGGLVEIGGYAGRLILYNNPFSFGGFMDQIVLITTAPVFYTAGIYITLSKTINYLAPEISRIKPELFYWIFLPLDIICLILQAAGGAISVVTSGNSSTGVDIAMTGLGLQVGGLFFFSVLFIDYLARYVRKKPESPLGTRMRIFFGFLGAAILLIWVRCVYRCYELSKGYVHSDLITDQGLFIGLEGVLVITASYCLFLGHPGFIFSRNEVKDHSLPMYEEPDSSDSKA, from the exons ATGTCGACGACAATTCTAGGGCCACCTGGGAGCCCGGGCGGTTTGATTACATTTGGCCCCAACGCCAATTGCACGCTTGCTCTCTGTCCTATCGAATACAGCGTCTACAAGTATCGCCCTTCAGTTCCAGCCAACGCAACATTTGTTGCCCTATTTGGCATTTCAATCTTCGTCCATGTTATTCTTGGCATCCGCTGGCGCCAGTGGAACTTTATGGCCCTCATGACACTTGGCGGCTTGGTCGAGATTGGAGGCTATGCCGGTCGTCTTATTCTCTACAACAATCCTTTCTCCTTCGGCGGCTTCATGGATCAGATTgtcctcatcaccaccgccccTGTATTTTATACTGCTGGAATATACATCACCCTATCCAAGAC CATCAACTACTTGGCTCCCGAAATTTCACGTATCAAGCCCGAGCTCTTTTACTGGATTTTCCTCCCTCTTGACATCATCTGTCTCATCCTACAGGCTGCTGGTGGGGCTATATCCGTTGTTACTTCTGGGAATAGCTCAACTGGCGTCGATATTGCTATGACGGGCCTGGGGCTTCAAGTTGGaggcttgttctttttcaGTGTCCTCTTTATCGATTATTTGGCTCGTTATGTCCGAAAGAAGCCTGAGTCTCCCTTGGGTACAAGGATGCGCATATTCTTCGGCTTCTTGGGTGCCGCAATCCTCTTGATTTGGGTTCGATGCGTATACCGTTGCTATGAACTAAGCAAAGGATACGTACATTCGGATTTAATCACAGACCAAGGGCTGTTTATTGGGCTTGAAGGAGT ACTCGTTATCACGGCCAGCTATTGCCTCTTCCTTGGACATCCCGGTTTTATCTTCAGCCGAAACGAAGTAAAGGATCACTCTCTTCCTATGTATGAGGAGCCTGATAGCTCAGACTCCAAAGCATAG
- a CDS encoding uncharacterized protein (EggNog:ENOG41), whose translation MESSIAALSRHQISDFFAKTCLTQQQCDEQAELIAGTPVHAAIVQGGTSYTVVNEQIAVQFRAKDFMLDIEFLGHVERAYANFMPHHRCAGKLGDLYIYTMNNVGGISMYLARNELLQNDCQLLQRTLQDYARFFASAWHNTPASMLLPKRETLLEDYSSQLRKLCDGLPMRFRSTLDHLTTRLPDLFAEDWPLVPNHIDLLENIIHVDRSTGQIMGICDWKDAEISPFGMSLGGLETMLGIWKMKEGWCYHANQQTLRAHFWEAFYNSMGDISETQKELVNLARLVGIFLANGFELDDNENKVPASEGTHDLQYLEAVVLGN comes from the exons ATGGAAAGCAGCATTGCGGCTTTGTCAAGGCATCAGATATCTGACTTTTTCGCAAAAACTTGTCtgacgcagcagcaatgcGATGAACAGGCTGAACTTATCGCAGGCACACCTGTCCACGCAGCAATTGTGCAAGGCGGAACCAGCTACACGGTTGTCAACGAGCAGATTGCTGTCCAGTTTCGCGCCAAGGACTTCATGCTGGATATTGAGTTTCTCGGCCATGTTGAGCGAGCCTACGCAAACTTCATGCCACACCACAGGTGCGCCGGCAAGCTAGGCGACCTCTACATCTACACGATGAACAATGTCGGTGGCATCTCGATGTATCTTGCCCGGAACGAGCTGCTTCAGAATGACTGTCAGCTACTACAACGAACTCTGCAAGATTATGCAAG ATTCTTCGCCTCTGCCTGGCACAACACGCCAGCATCGATGCTGCTTCCAAAGCGCGAGACGCTGTTGGAGGACTACTCGTCGCAGCTCCGGAAGCTCTGCGATGGGCTGCCGATGCGCTTTCGCTCGACTCTGGATCATCTCACCACCCGTCTCCCCGACCTCTTTGCCGAGGACTGGCCGCTCGTGCCCAATCACATTGACCTCTTGGAGAACATTATCCATGTAGACCGGAGCACAGGGCAGATCATGGGTATCTGCGACTGGAAAGATGCCGAGATCAGTCCGTTTGGGATGTCGCTCGGGGGCCTTGAGACCATGCTTGGAATctggaagatgaaagaaggcTGGTGCTACCATGCCAACCAGCAGACCCTCCGGGCCCATTTCTGGGAGGCTTTTTACAATAGCATGGGAGATATCTCTGAGACGCAAAAGGAACTTGTAAATCTTGCGAGATTGGTTGGCATTTTCCTAGCGAATGGCTTCGAGTTGGACGACAATGAGAACAAAGTACCCGCTTCTGAGGGAACCCACGACCTACAATATCTCGAAGCGGTTGTTCTGGGCAATTGA
- a CDS encoding uncharacterized protein (EggNog:ENOG41) has protein sequence MIYDLHHDKCMTSQSIDNYLGRREQPHGKKEDSETSQNQVSVGDKHKTEVENPDAKRAKVEEEEGALSDKINDNGKEKEDGTSQDVKEEPADSNPDTKPEDDTAEPEKEDCDVPSSILEKGVIYFFIRGRVDVEKPKEVDDIARSFIILRPIAHDAKLSEGPLRDAGNTRILVLPKKVLPSSGRERFLLFVEKSGASYDEIKGQFLAGEEYETKTKGTRHSPAATPIGEGVYAITTTGRESHLAYMLTIPQQLGEVQNALKVKEQGSFIISTKNPKYPSPASARLPKDPEFPKKILEEFRDLRWIPSRPNHFDYDNSQILLIGESSGIEKAMTPQEEDEKANKEKPLEAMEELEEEDLKRMKHMPGGFLCFNLCRFEGTRRGLSEAPDYILEKD, from the exons ATGATTTACGATCTTCATCATGACAAGTGCATGACATCACAATCAATCGACAACTATTTAGGCCGGCGCGAGCAGCCTCATG gcaaaaaagaagactcCGAAACCAGCCAAAATCAGGTCTCTGTCGGAGACAAGCACAAAACTGAAGTAGAAAATCCAGACGCGAAACGAGCCAaagtcgaagaagaggaaggggCATTGTCTGACAAGATCAACGACAATggcaaagagaaagaagacggcacTAGTCAAGACGTAAAAGAAGAACCGGCAGATTCCAACCCTGATACCAAGCCTGAAGATGACACCGCGGAGCCAGAGAAAGAGGACTGCGACGTTCCATCAAGCATTCTTGAGAAGGGCGTCATCtatttcttcatcagagGGCGCGTCGACGTAGAGAAGCCAAAAGAAGTGGACGACATTGCGCGAAGCTTCATCATTCTGCGACCAATAGCGCATGATGCCAAGCTGAGCGAGGGGCCGCTTAGAGATGCTGGAAACACGCGAATTCTTGTTTTGCCAAAAAAGGTGCTTCCATCAAGCGGCAGAGAACGATTTCTATTGTTTGTAGAGAAGTCGGGAGCATCCTACGACGAAATCAAAGGCCAATTTCTTGCTGGCGAAGAGTACGAGACAAAGACGAAAGGAACCAGGCATTCCCCAGCAGCGACACCAATTGGTGAAGGTGTCTACGCCATTACAACCACTGGAAGGGAAAGCCATCTGGCGTATATGCTTACAATTCCGCAACAACTGGGCGAAGTGCAAAACGCTCTCAAAGTGAAAGAGCAAGGCAgtttcatcatcagcaccaAGAATCCGAAATAtccatcgccagcttcggcACGGCTACCCAAAGACCCAGAGTTCCCCAAAAA GATCCTTGAAGAGTTTCGGGATTTGAGATGGATTCCATCGCGGCCAAATCATTTCGACTACGACAACTCGCAGATTCTGCTCATAGGCGAATCTTCGGGGATCGAGAAGGCTATGACaccccaagaagaagatgaaaaagcgAACAAGGAGAAACCGCTCGAGGCCATGGAAgaattggaagaagaagatttgaAGCGGATGAAGCACATGCCGGGGGGATTCCTCTGCTTCAATTTATGCAGATTTGAAGGCACACGCAGAGGACTATCCGAAGCTCCAGACTACATTTTAGAGAAGGATTGA
- a CDS encoding uncharacterized protein (EggNog:ENOG41) yields the protein MAGKKEDSETSQNQVSVGDKHKTEVENPDAKRAKVEEEEGALSDKINDNGKEKEDGTSQDVKEEPADSNPDTKPEDDTAEPEKEDCDVPSSILEKGVIYFFIRGRVDVEKPKEVDDIARSFIILRPIAHDAKLSEGPLRDAGNTRILVLPKKVLPSSGRERFLLFVEKSGASYDEIKGQFLAGEEYETKTKGTRHSPAATPIGEGVYAITTTGRESHLAYMLTIPQQLGEVQNALKVKEQGSFIISTKNPKYPSPASARLPKDPEFPKKILEEFRDLRWIPSRPNHFDYDNSQILLIGESSGIEKAMTPQEEDEKANKEKPLEAMEELEEEDLKRMKHMPGGFLCFNLCRFEGTRRGLSEAPDYILEKD from the exons ATGgcaggcaaaaaagaagactcCGAAACCAGCCAAAATCAGGTCTCTGTCGGAGACAAGCACAAAACTGAAGTAGAAAATCCAGACGCGAAACGAGCCAaagtcgaagaagaggaaggggCATTGTCTGACAAGATCAACGACAATggcaaagagaaagaagacggcacTAGTCAAGACGTAAAAGAAGAACCGGCAGATTCCAACCCTGATACCAAGCCTGAAGATGACACCGCGGAGCCAGAGAAAGAGGACTGCGACGTTCCATCAAGCATTCTTGAGAAGGGCGTCATCtatttcttcatcagagGGCGCGTCGACGTAGAGAAGCCAAAAGAAGTGGACGACATTGCGCGAAGCTTCATCATTCTGCGACCAATAGCGCATGATGCCAAGCTGAGCGAGGGGCCGCTTAGAGATGCTGGAAACACGCGAATTCTTGTTTTGCCAAAAAAGGTGCTTCCATCAAGCGGCAGAGAACGATTTCTATTGTTTGTAGAGAAGTCGGGAGCATCCTACGACGAAATCAAAGGCCAATTTCTTGCTGGCGAAGAGTACGAGACAAAGACGAAAGGAACCAGGCATTCCCCAGCAGCGACACCAATTGGTGAAGGTGTCTACGCCATTACAACCACTGGAAGGGAAAGCCATCTGGCGTATATGCTTACAATTCCGCAACAACTGGGCGAAGTGCAAAACGCTCTCAAAGTGAAAGAGCAAGGCAgtttcatcatcagcaccaAGAATCCGAAATAtccatcgccagcttcggcACGGCTACCCAAAGACCCAGAGTTCCCCAAAAA GATCCTTGAAGAGTTTCGGGATTTGAGATGGATTCCATCGCGGCCAAATCATTTCGACTACGACAACTCGCAGATTCTGCTCATAGGCGAATCTTCGGGGATCGAGAAGGCTATGACaccccaagaagaagatgaaaaagcgAACAAGGAGAAACCGCTCGAGGCCATGGAAgaattggaagaagaagatttgaAGCGGATGAAGCACATGCCGGGGGGATTCCTCTGCTTCAATTTATGCAGATTTGAAGGCACACGCAGAGGACTATCCGAAGCTCCAGACTACATTTTAGAGAAGGATTGA
- a CDS encoding uncharacterized protein (EggNog:ENOG41~TransMembrane:1 (i21-41o)), with protein sequence MALFPKPVETQNVGLFLLNKRLIRIAIGVVAFFFVSCGLLWRHQYDGEPLPRLPAKQPTPGIDETSGYYPYETASDYDPVSLDPNNKTTAELCATFPKHFLGLIQPVLKIGHSEDRAKLDAQLDSVSACFQPDELLIFSDLDERIRNHTAIDILANLPPKYYDEDENPDISSYLLQRELKKNGKLDEDKEATKKIDGWKIDKFKFLPQIERAWLLKPNRPFYFFYETDTYVVWDNVYRFLSTFDPDTPVYMGSPSPGRRDDDHDIKTFFANGGPGYALSRAAVKALIHRDVAPHGQYSGPSVTEQWLPLLQGECCGDSVVGWTLWNSGVALQGYWPMFNPHSLHGIPFSDLYWCQPIMTLHKTSPKDMVDVWKWEFGQRKHERPLLYSDYWRFHRPGTSDTLENWDNGDWGAFRPDPEEGVDSFEKCEEACTKDNGCVQWHWRGRDQKECVLSRDFRHGQAREPEEKDGKWVDFKSGWLKERIEKWRAERQCEVVEWVGPSITRIF encoded by the exons ATGGCACTCTTCCCCAAGCCTGTGGAGACGCAGAATGTCGGGCTCTTCCTGCTGAACAAGCGCCTGATTCGCATCGCGATTGGCGTggtggccttcttctttgtgtCCTGTGGCCTGCTCTGGCGGCATCAATACGACGGCGAGCCTCTGCCGAGACTGCCTGCCAAGCAACCCACGCCGGGCATCGACGAGACGTCTGGATACTATCCCTACGAGACTGCCAGCGACTACGACCCCGTGTCTCTCGATCCCAACAACAAGACGACCGCAGAGCTCTGCGCAACGTTTCCGAAGCACTTTCTGGGCCTCATCCAGCCTGTGCTGAAGATTGGCCACAGCGAGGATCGTGCAAAGCTGGACGCTCAGCTCGACAGCGTCAGCGCCTGCTTCCAGCCGGACGAGCTGCTCATATTCTCCGATCTCGACGAGCGCATCCGCAACCACACGGCGATTGACATCCTCGCAAACCTCCCACCCAAATACtacgatgaggatgaaaaCCCAGATATCTCAAGTTATCTGCTACAAagagagttgaagaagaatggcaaGCTGGATGAGGACAAGGAGGCGACTAAGAAAATCGACGGCTGGAAGATTGATAAGTTCAAGTTCCTGCCGCAGATAGAGCGGGCTTGGCTGTTGAAACCCAACCGAcccttttatttcttctacGAGACTGATAC ATACGTCGTATGGGACAATGTATACCGATTTCTCTCAACTTTCGACCCCGATACTCCCGTATACATGGGCTCACCGTCTCCCGGGCGCCGTGACGACGACCACGATATCAAGACATTCTTCGCTAATGGCGGCCCCGGATATGCCCTCAGCCGAGCAGCCGTAAAAGCTCTTATACACCGCGACGTGGCCCCGCATGGCCAGTATAGCGGGCCGTCCGTCACTGAGCAATGGCTCCCTCTGCTCCAAGGCGAGTGCTGCGGCGATAGCGTCGTCGGCTGGACCTTGTGGAACAGCGGCGTGGCTCTGCAGGGATATTGGCCCATGTTTAATCCTCATAGTCTACATGGAATCCCGTTTAGTGACCTTTATTGGTGCCAGCCTATAATGACCTTGCACAAAACATCGCCAAAAGACATGGTCGATGTCTGGAAGTGGGAGTTTGGGCAAAGGAAACACGAG CGTCCACTGCTTTACTCTGATTATTGGCGATTCCACCGTCCCGGTACCTCTGACACTTTGGAAAACTGGGATAACGGTGACTGGGGCGCCTTCAGACCCGACCCAGAAGAAGGAGTTGACTCGTTTGAAAAGTGCGAAGAGGCATGTACAAAGGACAATGGCTGCGTTCAGTGGCACTGGCGGGGCAGGGACCAAAAGGAGTGCGTTCTCTCACGAGATTTTAGACACGGGCAAGCGCGAGAGCCAGAAGAAAAGGACGGCAAATGGGTTGACTTCAAGTCTGGCTGGCTGAAGGAGAGAATTGAAAAGTGGCGAGCAGAGAGGCAGTGCGAGGTGGTTGAGTGGGTTGGACCAAGCATTACACGAATATTTTGA
- a CDS encoding uncharacterized protein (EggNog:ENOG41), with protein MVQVVLPALIPDIPKVYDVYFNAFQNDQMGKIMLEILFPGVIDDDFKKAHAAGTLAYWHTSASQYTFKCVDTSTGDIIGMALGDVYLTERSEEERRNQGVPWLLGEQRERAEKILNPLWEVRERLFGGRRYIYCHVIGIDPRHQGRKAGALLVQWGMDLGERAGLPVYFESSPSTVGLYKKLGFELLDEKIVHKAEVLGTENDIEVPLMIRMPSIAGGMSFTEWKSKGYPEFGSSDIAPKLV; from the exons ATGGTCCAAGTTGTCCTCCCGGCACTAATCCCAGACATCCCCAAGGTCTACGATGTCTACTTTAACGCTTTCCAAAACGACCAAATGGGCAAGATCATGCTCGAGATTCTCTTTCCAGGAGTGATCGACGACGACTTCAAGAAGGCACACGCTGCCGGAACACTGGCTTACTGGCACACCAGCGCATCCCAGTACACTTTCAAATGCGTCGATACGAGCACCGGGGACATCATTGGCATGGCTCTCGGTGATGTTTACCTGACAGAGCGGAGCGAGGAGGAACGAAGGAACCAGGGGGTACCCTGGCTCCTCGGGGAACAGCGAGAAAGGGCAGAAAAGATTTTAAATCCTCTCTGGGAGGTGAGAGAAAGACTGTTTGGCGGCAGGCGCTATATCT ATTGCCACGTTATTGGCATTGATCCGAGGCATCAAGGGCGCAAGGCTGGAGCGTTGCTCGTGCAATGGGGCATGGACCTGGGCGAGCGAGCAGGGCTACCGGTTTACTTTGAGTCGTCTCCTTCGACGGTTGGGCTGTATAAGAAACTGGGAtttgagctgctcgacgaAAAGATTGTACACAAAGCTGAAGTATTGGGCACGGAGAATGATATCGAAGTTCCTCTGATGATCAGAATGCCATCTATTGCCGGTGGGATGAGCTTTACAGAGTGGAAGTCCAAGGGTTATCCCGAGTTTGGGAGTTCGGATATTGCACCCAAACTGGTGTAG
- a CDS encoding uncharacterized protein (EggNog:ENOG41), which translates to MSSSTSFEPMPATAAATIANYHLSGPDAKMHFAIEIPQAEHRIKLVNAWRIPPGSRVLEIGCGQGTTTAVLAEAVGPTGHVDAVDPGRPDYGSPWTLAQAQEHLSKSAIGDRISWHFADPIDFLAANADKTWDYVIFVHCIWYFDSPATLTKMLGALKGRAASLLVAEYALKATEKNALPHVLASVARATLEAHNKGSQANIRCLSSPGAITDAANENAWTLDGETFLVPEAGLLDGHWETGTVKSPNFLKEIEDKVEDPKVRALLRSARDGVLGVLETMEVKKSWTMDVWAATFH; encoded by the coding sequence atgtcttcttccacatctTTTGAGCCCATGCCGGCAACGGCTGCGGCCACTATTGCCAACTACCATCTTAGCGGCCCAGATGCCAAAATGCACTTTGCTATAGAGATTCCCCAAGCAGAACATCGCATCAAACTCGTCAACGCTTGGCGCATCCCGCCAGGCAGCCGCGTCCTCGAAATCGGATGCGGACAAGGCACGACCACTGCGGTTTTAGCCGAAGCTGTTGGTCCAACTGGCCATGTTGATGCCGTGGATCCTGGGCGTCCAGATTATGGATCGCCCTGGACGCTGGCCCAGGCACAGGAGCATCTTTCCAAAAGCGCTATAGGGGATCGCATCTCGTGGCACTTTGCCGATCCCATCGACTTCCTGGCGGCCAATGCGGATAAGACGTGGGACTATGTCATCTTTGTCCACTGCATCTGGTACTTTGACTCGCCTGCCACGCTCACCAAGATGCTGGGCGCCTTGAAGGGGCGAGCAGCGTCTCTTCTCGTTGCGGAATATGCTCTCAAGGCGACGGAAAAGAATGCTCTGCCGCATGTTCTCGCCTCGGTGGCACGAGCTACCCTCGAGGCTCACAACAAGGGCAGCCAAGCTAATATTCGATGCCTCTCCAGCCCGGGCGCCATTACTGATGCTGCCAATGAGAATGCCTGGACTCTTGATGGGGAGACTTTCCTGGTGCCTGAAGCGGGACTTTTGGATGGCCACTGGGAGACGGGAACCGTCAAGAGTCCAAACTTTTTGAAGGAAATTGAAGACAAGGTGGAAGATCCGAAAGTTAGAGCGCTCTTACGCTCAGCTCGAGATGGCGTTCTTGGAGTTTTGGAGACgatggaggtgaagaagTCGTGGACCATGGATGTTTGGGCTGCCACCTTTCACTAG